The proteins below come from a single Metarhizium brunneum chromosome 1, complete sequence genomic window:
- the alg-3 gene encoding Dol-P-Man:Man(5)GlcNAc(2)-PP-Dol alpha-1,3-mannosyltransferase — MAPHEPPHKQALRFALDVANGRHALSKLVPLVLWLADAVLCGLVIWKVPYTEIDWVAYMEQVAQFVAGERDYTKMEGGTGPLVYPAAHVYVYTGLYYLTDRGKNVLLAQQTFAVLYMATLAVVMLCYWKAKVPPYIFPLLILSKRLHSVFLLRCFNDCFAAFFMWLAIFFFQRRQWTMGSIAYSWGLGIKMSLLLSLPAVGIVLFLGRGFGGSLRLAWLMAQVQLVIALPFVAKNWRGYLGRAFELSRQFKFEWTVNWRMMGEELFLSKQFATVLLVLHALVLLIFVTSRWLQPARRSLVSLISPMLRGRSPFTPAEELAVSSRVTPDYIMTTILSANVVGLLFARSLHYQFYAYLAWATPYLLWKAWPYTPVVYLLWAVQEAAWNTFPSTDLSSTIVVNVLLMTVVLVYFGTLKPVRSGERKKAKASKKNR, encoded by the exons ATGGCGCCTCACGAGCCTCCGCACAAGCAAGCCCTCCGCTTCGCGCTCGACGTCGCCAACGGCCGCCATGCATTGTCCAAGCTCGTCCCCCTCGTGCTGTGGCTCGCAGACGCCGTGCTCTGTGGCCTGGTCATCTGGAAAGTACCAT ATACCGAAATCGACTGGGTGGCCTACATGGAGCAGGTTGCGCAATTCGTCGCCGGCGAACGAGACTATACCAAGATGGAGGGAGGCACGGGGCCGCTGGTGTATCCGGCTGCCCACGTCTACGTGTACACGGGGCTCTATTACCTGACGGATCGCGGCAAGAATGTTCTGCTGGCGCAGCAGACTTTTGCGGTGCTCTACATGGCTACTTTGGCTGTGGTCATGCTGTGCTACTGGAAGGCCAAG GTCCCGCCGTACATCTTCCCGTTGTTGATTCTGTCCAAGCGGCTGCATAGCGTTTTCCTTCTCCGATGCTTCAATGATTGCTTCGCCGCGTTCTTCATGTGGCTGGCTATATTCTTTTTCCAGAGGCGGCAGTGGACGATGGGCAGCATAGCGTACAGCTGGGGGCTGGGGATCAAGATGTCACTGTTGCTCTCGCTGCCGGCTGTCGGCATAGTGCTGTTCCTGGGCCGGGGCTTTGGTGGGAGTCTGCGGCTTGCGTGGCTCATGGCTCAGGTGCAGCTTGTCATTGCGCTTCCATTCGTGGCCAAGAATTGGCGGGGTTATTTGGGCAGGGCGTTTGAGCTCTCGAGGCAGTTCAAGTTTGAATGGACCGTCAATTGGCGCATGATGGGGGAAGAATTGTTTCTCAGTAAACAGTTTGCCACGGTTCTACTTGTCCTGCACGCCCTGGTACTCTTGATCTTTGTCACTTCTCGGTGGCTGCAGCCGGCTCGTCGATCATTGGTATCATTGATTTCTCCTATGCTTCGCGGCCGGTCCCCTTTTACTCCGGCCGAGGAACTTGCAGTTTCCAGCCGAGTCACCCCCGACTACATCATGACCACGATCCTCTCGGCCAATGTTGTCGGGCTGCTTTTTGCCAGGTCGCTGCACTACCAGTTCTATGCGTATCTGGCCTGGGCCACTCCGTATTTGCTGTGGAAGGCTTGGCCGTATACCCCCGTGGTTTACTTGTTGTGGGCAGTTCAAGAAGCGGCGTGGAATACCTTTCCCAGCACAGACCTCAGCTCAACAATTGTAGTGAACGTGCTTCTGATGACGGTGGTGCTGGTCTATTTCGGCACTTTGAAGCCCGTCAGGTCGGGGGAGCggaaaaaggcaaaggcttCAAAAAAGAATAGGTGa
- the himE_1 gene encoding Efflux pump himE, protein MSDSTGPRVSVTRCTEVSDLCPVDETVLGYYPNLGSGIFFTIAFGTCLIAAFSLGMWKKTWTYTAAITIGLILETAVTSPPIVETGYVGRILLHYNPWNQSAFELQICAIILAPTFICVSIYLTLKHAALHLNPRLSRIPPRWYPRLFLPADLSCLIVQAIGGGIAAAAGHSNPKLLEDGNRAIIAGVVLQVLVLAVFGALATDYFARAARHMRSCDATAPELALWHDAKFRAFVLGVTGAYVAVLIRCIYRIAEMAGGWGNRIMQDEPSFLVLDSSLILVAVYLLTIFHPGIFFPRMANGHREKKGAAAAAASDAERESPEPKATDCPDSSNEGQKTESSR, encoded by the exons ATGTCCGACTCTACCGGGCCTCGCGTCAGCGTCACCCGGTGCACCGAGGTCTCTGACCTGTGTCCCGTCGACGAAACCGTCCTGGGATACTACCCGAACCTGGGATcgggcatcttcttcaccatCGCCTTTGGGACATGTCTGATTGCCGCCTTCTCGCTCGGCATGTGGAAGAAGACGTGGACGTACACGGCAGCCATAACGATAGGGCTGATACTAGAAACCGCAG TAACCTCACCACCCATCGTCGAGACAGGCTACGTCGGGCGCATCCTCCTCCACTACAACCCGTGGAACCAGTCCGCCTTTGAGCTGCAGATCTGCGCCATCATCCTCGCGCCCACCTTCATCTGCGTGTCCATCTACCTGACGCTCAAGCACGCCGCGCTGCACCTCAACCCGCGGCTCTCGCGCATCCCGCCGCGCTGGTACCCGCGCCTCTTCCTGCCCGCCGACCTCTCGTGCCTCATCGTCCAGGCCATCGGGGGcggcatcgccgccgccgccggccactCCAACcccaagctgctcgaggacggcaaccgcgccatcatcgccggcgtcgtccTGCAGGTCCTCGTGctcgccgtctttggcgcccTGGCCACCGACTACTTCGCCCGCGCGGCGAGGCACATGCGCAGCTGCGACGCCACGGCCCCCGAGCTCGCCCTGTGGCACGACGCCAAGTTTCGCGCCTTTGTGCTCGGCGTCACGGGCGCCTATGTGGCGGTCCTGATCCGCTGTATATACCG TATTGCCGAAATGGCCGGTGGTTGGGGCAACAGGATCATGCAGGACGAGCCGAGTTTCCTCGTGCTCGACAGCTCGCTCATCCTCGTTGCCGTGTACCTGCTCACCATTTTCCACCCGGGCATCTTCTTTCCTCGGATGGCCAACGGGCACCgcgagaagaagggcgctgctgctgctgctgcttccgACGCCGAGAGGGAGAGCCCCGAGCCCAAGGCGACTGACTGTCCGGATTCCTCCAACGAGGGACAGAAGACTGAATCGAGCCGTTGA
- the OXDA gene encoding D-amino-acid oxidase, with translation MTNAIVVVGAGVSGLTTALLLSKSNANVVTIIAKHMPGDYDIEYASPWAGANFLPMSTRENSRWERRTWPEIKRITEEVPEAGIHFQTSRIFRRDKDMEGPSCPSDPMFDHDPWFQSVLPDYKELDAASLPAGHDSGCEFTSVCINTAMYLQWLVGQCIKNGVVLKRAVISHIREAKNYSHTGKPADIIVNATGLGSLKLGGVEDQAMAPSRGQIILVRNELHPMITTSGTEEGLPEILYTMQRPAGGGTILGGTYDIGNWESVPDPNIALRIMRRVVEVCPEIAGGKGIDGLSVIRHGAGLRPYRKTGVRVERGKLDDGTHIVHNYGHAGWGYQGSYGCAEGVVELVNAIREENGESLVTEPKLFSWDN, from the exons ATGACAAATGCCATTGTGGTCGTTGG CGCCGGTGTGAGTGGTCTCACCACGGCGCTCTTGTTGTCCAAGAGCAACGCCAACGTGGTGACGATTATTGCGAAGCATATGCCTGGAGACTATGATATTGAGTACGCGTCTCCGTGGGCGGGAGCAAACTTTTTGCC TATGTCAACTAGAGAGAACAGCCGGTGGGAGAGACGAACCTGGCCCGAAATAAAACGGATCACGGAAGAGGTCCCTGAAGCCGGCATCCATTTCCAAA CGTCACGCATTTTCAGACGAGACAAAGACATGGAAGGCCCATCGTGCCCGTCGGACCCCATGTTTGACCATGACCCGTGGTTTCAGTCCGTCCTTCCGGATTATAAGGAACTAGACGCCGCAAGCCTCCCGGCCGGGCACGACAGCGGCTGCGAATTCACCAGCGTGTGTATCAACACGGCCATGTACCTCCAATGGCTAGTAGGACAGTGCATCAAAAATGGCGTCGTGTTGAAACGCGCCGTCATATCACACATccgcgaggccaagaacTACAGCCATACCGGCAAACCCGCAGACATCATCGTGAACGCGACCGGCCTGGGCTCCCTcaagctcggcggcgtcgaggaccAGGCCATGGCTCCATCGCGGGGCCAGATCATCCTCGTCCGCAACGAACTGCACCCCATGATCACCACGTCCGGCACAGAAGAAGGTCTCCCCGAGATCCTGTACACGATGCAGCGCCCCGCGGGTGGTGGCACCATTCTAGGGGGAACCTATGACATTGGCAACTGGGAGTCTGTGCCGGACCCCAACATCGCGCTGCGCATAATGCGTCGCGTGGTGGAAGTGTGTCCCGAAATTGCGGGCGGCAAGGGCATCGACGGCCTGAGTGTCATCAGGCACGGTGCCGGTTTGAGGCCGTATAGGAAGACGGGCGTCCGGGTAGAAAGAGGGAAACTGGACGATGGGACTCACATTGTTCACAACTACGGACACGCGGGTTGGGGTTATCAGGGTTCGTATGGATGTGCCGAGGGCGTGGTCGAGTTGGTGAACGCAATCAGAGAGGAGAACGGGGAGAGTCTAGTGACGGAGCCCAAGCTCTTTTCGTGGGATAATTGA
- the GDI1 gene encoding Rho GDP-dissociation inhibitor: MASHEEDSMPEETQGYKLSQPKQSLAQYEQMDAGDESLQRYKKSLGLGGGKDVSDPNDPRVCIIRALTLDSPGRDPVTIDLSTPGSEKSLKDKPFKIKEGSKFTMSAEFKVQHEILSGLHYVQVVKRKGIKVSKDSEMIGSYAPNTENQPAYTKKFQEEEAPSGMLARGHYNTFSSFVDDDKKKHLEFEWSFDIAKDW; encoded by the exons ATGGCGTCCCACGAAGAAGATTCCATGCCCGAGGAGACTCAAGGCTACAAGCTCTCCCAGCCCAAGCAGAGCTTAGCTCAGTACGAGCAGATGG ATGCCGGCGATGAATCTCTCCAGAGGTACAAGAAGTCCCTcggcctgggcggcggcaaagatGTTTCCGACCCCAACGATCCCCGAGTCTGCATCATCCGTGCTCTGACCCTCGACTCTCCCGGCCGCGACCCCGTCACGATTGACCTGTCCACGCCGGGGAGCGAGAAGAGCCTCAAGGACAAGCCCTTTAAAATCAAGGAAGGCTCCAAGTTCACCATGAGCGCCGAGTTCAAGGTCCAACATGAGATATTGAGTGGTCTGCACTACGTCCAGGTCGTCAAGCGCAAGGGTATCAAGGTCTCCAAGGACTCGGAGATGATT GGGAGTTATGCCCCCAATACGGAAAACCAGCCCGCGTACACCAAGAAGT tccaggaggaggaggcccCCTCTGGAATGCTCGCCCGTGGCCACTACAACACTTTTTCTAGCTTcgttgacgacgacaagaagaagcatcTCGAGTTCGAGTGGAGCTTTGACATTGCCAAGGACTGGTAA
- the het-6_1 gene encoding Heterokaryon incompatibility protein 6, OR allele: MDHGRRSQARAQPVDDVDGLGAQLAQMIVPILTAQNSCQVHEQCDSSCPNRIGVRRYLLMPNGERRHETDERASLGEQLGAARVNNDGQPPRQQPFTIHPDTPRFVYERLPSPHGMIRLVKLKSAYFREDPVDCELLTFDMDDLPPYGALSYCWGEAADACKMICNGHLFYARPSLERAFKRLRAGFSSGQTEGYIWADALCINQGDLEEKGAQIQLMERIYSYASTVYIDLGDTDGRVVSGTSNLSATIQGASGMGSPDALIPVGRDTPHPLLYKTVFLALQQPWFTRTWVIQEAALARRAVYMFCGNVLSQQQLDDILSRQAMRANPSRMQELMQLGGNDALRNYLNYAKLQQIKDARGRMTSLELMELTRDFAATDPADKVFGLLALMSDDDRQAIGPYPQTVEEVFRRFAALQVRRGFAIKMLDSAGLQRRNNSERRLPSWVPDWMGQTKSPKQIAGLRPVPYAASGFTEPQVRMVGDESGSGGLSLRGMIVDTIDSVVYVHSAPVTAEGEPSFLAFHEKFRPAFDSYVNGIKGKPRYMDNEEVFARLLLMDDTYTGRNAILYSSPIENPALTYRSALAAWREGRNYRNDMGAGKMDAVQTFQMQAIAVCPGRGFATTRGEYIGLVPLAAQEGDLVVVFYGATVPYVVRRVENGYILVGDAFVHGFMCGEALERRDLESVDIVLV, encoded by the coding sequence ATGGATCATGGCCGACGTTCCCAGGCCCGGGCGCAGCCTGTTGACGATGTAGACGGGCTCGGCGCGCAACTCGCCCAGATGATCGTCCCGATCCTCACTGCCCAAAACTCATGTCAAGTCCACGAGCAGTGCGACAGCAGCTGCCCTAATCGCATTGGCGTCCGGCGCTACCTCCTAATGCCCAACGGTGAGCGGCGCCATGAAACAGACGAAAGAGCCAGCTTGGGCGAACAACTCGGCGCCGCGAGAGTCAACAACGATGGACAGCCGCCCAGACAGCAGCCCTTCACGATTCATCCCGACACGCCGAGATTCGTATACGAGAGACTCCCATCGCCACATGGCATGATTCGGCTGGTAAAGTTGAAGAGCGCCTATTTCAGAGAAGACCCCGTCGACTGCGAATTGCTCACTTTTGACATGGATGACTTGCCGCCGTACGGGGCCCTTTCGTACTGTTGGGGTGAGGCAGCAGATGCGTGCAAAATGATATGCAATGGGCACTTATTCTATGCGCGCCCCAGTTTAGAACGCGCCTTCAAGAGGCTGCGAGCTGGATTCAGTTCCGGCCAAACAGAAGGGTACATCTGGGCAGACGCCTTGTGCATTAACCAGGGGGATctggaagagaagggtgcTCAGATCCAGCTCATGGAGCGGATTTATTCATACGCCTCTACGGTATACATTGATCTCGGAGACACAGATGGCCGTGTCGTTTCGGGTACTTCTAATCTGTCGGCAACCATCCAGGGAGCCTCGGGAATGGGCAGTCCCGATGCCTTGATCCCGGTCGGCCGTGATACACCACATCCACTATTATACAAGACTGTGTTTCTGGCTCTGCAACAACCTTGGTTTACAAGAACGTGGGTCATTCAAGAGGCTGCGTTGGCGAGAAGAGCAGTGTACATGTTCTGCGGCAATGTGCTTTCGCAGCAGCAGTTGGATGATATTTTGAGCCGACAGGCCATGCGTGCGAATCCAAGCCGTATGCAGGAACTGATGCAACTTGGGGGCAATGATGCGCTCCGCAACTATCTCAACTATGCGAAGCTGCAGCAAATAAAGGATGCTCGAGGGAGAATGACATCACTGGAGCTTATGGAACTGACGAGGGACTTTGCTGCTACTGATCCGGCGGATAAGGTGTTTGGGTTGTTGGCGCTCATGAGTGACGATGATCGGCAAGCCATTGGACCCTATCCCCAAACCGTTGAAGAGGTGTTTCGACGTTTCGCAGCACTTCAAGTCCGACGGGGATTCGCCATCAAGATGCTCGACAGTGCAGGTCTCCAACGGAGAAACAACTCTGAACGAAGGCTTCCATCCTGGGTACCCGACTGGATGGGACAGACGAAGTCGCCGAAGCAAATTGCTGGCCTGCGTCCTGTTCCGTACGCAGCTTCTGGATTTACAGAACCCCAAGTCCGCATGGTTGGAGATGAGTCGGGATCCGGCGGCCTCAGTCTTCGTGGCATGATAGTCGACACAATCGATAGTGTTGTCTATGTCCACAGCGCACCGGTAACAGCCGAAGGCGAACCATCATTTCTGGCGTTCCATGAAAAGTTCCGCCCGGCGTTTGACAGCTACGTGAACGGGATCAAGGGGAAACCCAGGTACATGGACAATGAAGAGGTGTTTGCGCGCTTGTTACTAATGGACGATACATATACGGGCCGCAATGCCATCCTGTATAGCAGCCCTATAGAAAACCCGGCCTTGACGTATCGTTCCGCACTGGCCGCCTGGCGCGAAGGGCGTAATTATCGTAATGACATGGGCGCCGGGAAAATGGACGCCGTGCAGACCTTTCAGATGCAGGCGATTGCAGTGTGTCCTGGCCGTGGGTTTGCGACAACTCGAGGGGAGTATATCGGGTTGGTGCCACTAGCCGCGCAAGAGGGTGATCTGGTAGTAGTGTTTTACGGTGCTACTGTCCCGTATGTTGTGCGGCGAGTAGAGAACGGTTATATATTGGTAGGAGACGCATTCGTACACGGGTTCATGTGTGGTGAGGCGTTGGAGAGGCGGGACTTGGAGTCGGTTGATATTGTCCTTGTTTGA
- the bqt4 gene encoding Bouquet formation protein 4 → MATPSQRSLPTRHNPFLLENVPEYLELVQRRRLGQTKLTPKMVGGDDAESTALGVFDYAHLRAPLPKGIVSGIFKSSPTSYFLMRRSFDGYVSATGMFKATFPYAEASDEEAERRYIKSLPTTSPEETAGNIWIPPEQALALAEEYSIGIWIRALLDPAKIPVSSYSNPDSPPKNISAPPKFDFVKASAKLAPPSTSTLAKSSRSRRSVSPTKGSRRGPASPRKRKIQSKASSTEPTADKAEVNGDSKNGKQEDIVLKTSEFEPAVVLEPRTEDATMKIRVDEVSKDAAGHETKHTVTEVDVPLPVAGEPPSAEEVARMMEAAKEMVQKDREADEKHAEQQKKYDDDKGTDTTTTTVKKGKRKAGDISMSEKDDEKAHSMAEEAKEEQPRAKKVKTEAELRKDRVKNRALFGIGATVAVGALVPWLVNFL, encoded by the exons ATGGCTACTCCGAGCCAGCGAAGCCTTCCCACGCGGCACAACCCGTTCCTTCTCGAGAACGTTCCTGAAT ACCTCGAGCTTGTTCAGCGCCGTCGGCTTGGTCAGACCAAACTTACCCCTAAGATGGTCGGTGGTGACGACGCCGAATCTACCGCTCTAGGCGTGTTCGATTACGCGCACCTGCGGGCACCTCTGCCCAAGGGTATCGTTTCCGGAATCTTCAAGTCGAGCCCGACGAGTTACTTCCTCATGCGCCGAAGCTTCGACGGCTACGTTTCCGCCACGGGCATGTTCAAGGCCACGTTTCCCTACGCCGAGGCTTCGGATGAGGAAGCCGAGCGCAGGTACATCAAGTCACTTCCGACTACAAGTCCAGAGGAGACTGCTGGCAACATCTGGATTCCTCCGGAGcaggctctggctctggccgAGGAATACTCTATTGGTATTTGGATTCGCGCTTTGCTGGACCCTGCAAAGATTCCGGTTTCCTCATACTCAAACCCCGATTCCCCCCCAAAGAACATTTCTGCGCCACCTAAATTCGACTTCGTAAAGGCCTCGGCAAAGCTTGCACCCCCATCAACGTCTACACTGGCCAAGAGCTCTCGCAGTCGTCGATCTGTCAGCCCTACCAAGGGGTCGAGACGTGGTCCTGCCTCGCCGCGAAAGCGTAAAATTCAATCCAAAGCCAGCTCGACAGAGCCAACGGCTGACAAGGCAGAAGTCAATGGCGAttccaagaatggcaaacAGGAGGACATTGTCCTGAAAACTAGCGAGTTCGAGCCTGCCGTGGTTTTGGAACCCAGGACTGAGGATGCAACCATGAAGATCCGCGTCGATGAGGTTTCAAAGGATGCTGCTGGCCATGAGACCAAGCACACTGTTACAGAGGTTGACGTTCCTCTGCCCGTGGCAGGGGAGCCACCTAGTGCTGAAGAAGTCGCCAGAATGATggaggcagccaaggagatgGTACAGAAGGACAGGGAAGCGGATGAAAAGCATGCAGAACAACAAAAGAAATATGATGACGACAAGGGCACGGatacaacaacaaccacagtcaagaagggcaagcGTAAAGCTGGGGACATCTCCATGTCTGAAAAGGACGACGAAAAGGCGCACAGTATGGCTGAAGAAGCTAAGGAAGAGCAACCACGGGCAAAGAAAGTCAAGACTGAGGCAGAATTACGGAAAGACAGAGTCAAGAACCGAGCTCTGTTTGGTATTGGCGCTACAGTCGCAGTTGG TGCTCTTGTTCCATGGCTGGTCAACTTCTTGTAA
- the TRX1 gene encoding Thioredoxin has translation MLSSRFIGQLASTARANIVTSVRPPVASRAFHLSAARRIVHNVKTAEEFQKAVTENDRVIVDCFATWCGPCKAIAPILEKHSEDAVFKDRVHFVKFDVDELPAVTQALGVRAMPTFFFFKDGKKVDEMVGANPPALLEALKKIAA, from the exons ATGCTATCCTCCCGTTTTATTGGGCAGttggcctcgacggcgcgggCTAACATAGTCACGTCGGTGCGACCGCCAGTCGCTTCCAGGGCGTTTCACCTGTCAGCGGCCAGGAGAATCGTTCACAACGTCAAAAC TGCCGAGGAATTCCAGAAAGCTGTAACTGAAAACGACCGAGTCATTGTTGACTGCTTCGCTACGTGGTGCGGCCCTTGCAAGGCAATTGCTCCCATCCTTGAAAA ACACTCCGAGGACGCCGTCTTCAAGGACAGAGTCCACTTTGTCAAATTTGATGTCGACGAATTGCCGGCTGTGACACAAGCTCTGGGCGTTCGCGCCATGCCTacgtttttcttcttcaaagatGGGAAGAAGGTTGACGAGATGGTTGGAGCCAATCCTCCTGCCCTGCTAGAGGCCTTGAAGAAGATTGCCGCATGA
- the AP3B1 gene encoding AP-3 complex subunit beta-1, translated as MESISRMSSFLGSARALTLDVAQATRNVGSSSPSLSPRDIERNLESGSDKDVLGALRLVISMMYRGQETLGFFKSVAKQVAATNTEIKKLAYIYLTHHAEEESDQALISVNIMLKSSQSDPNPQMRALALKTVSGIGAESINPYVLVAVKHGVADMSPHVRKAAALSIPKRYRLDPSQSPELIGYLTTLIGDKQYFVAGAAVSAFLEVCPDRIDLIHPHYRSLVRKIVDMDEWSQLAMLRLMVYYARKCFPRVKEPAATSPHRDTNADDFYADSPHAKKTQQVPLNSDLLLLLNSIKPLLQSRNSGVVVSVTRCYLEIGTLEYVKLAIGPLIALLRGAQDIQQLALYNIVSVCLKRPKDFVKYATHFLVRATDPAPVRELKLEVLTLIFPHSPLHIKSLILKELEHFSQSSNKALVLEAVRAIGRCAQSDAKTAPRCLKLLLSQTTSLDGTSTAESLTVIRHLIQQDPEGHVGTVVRLAKNLDSASDPQARASIIWLVGEFSGLNGEDNIAPDVLRILLKDFVNEPEAAKRQILLLGAKVYLHFLNRKSDTEKTEETEENSQQEPDAHPITRLWDYLLLLVRYDTSYELRDRARMYKALLEVPQLATLILLAPKPAPQAPSPSESRKGFLLGSSTLALAGGGGIHGLRGYEALPDWVEPGREPDPRLRDHADGGTSPRHGEQSAVPAGHMLDQAVTSRPPPNKLNGLGEGVGTKTLDDWLAEEESEETEEETEEETEEEETEEEEEDEEEDDDDEQSDEDGEGDRLVKG; from the exons ATGGAGTCCATATCGAGGATGTCTAGTTTCCTAGGGTCAG CAAGGGCCCTTACCCTCGACGTGGCACAAGCTACGCGCAATGTCGGCTCGAGCTCTCCGTCCCTCAGCCCAAGAGACATTGAGAGGAATCTTGAGAGCGGGAGTGATAAAGATGTGTTGGGCGCCTTGCGGCTGGTTATATCG ATGATGTATCGAGGCCAAGAGACGCTGGGTTTCTTCAAGTCTGTCGCCAAACAGGTTGCAGCGACGAATACCGAGATCAAGAAGCTGGCCTATATATACCTCACCCATCATGCCGAGGAGGAATCCGACCAGGCTCTCATATCGGTCAATATCATGCTTAAGTCGTCACAATCCGACCCAAACCCACAGATGCGAGCCTTGGCGCTCAAGACGGTGTCTGGAATCGGTGCGGAATCAATCAACCCATATGTGCTGGTTGCTGTCAAGCATGGAGTCGCCGACATGAGTCCTCATGTGCGGAAAGCTGCAGCGCTCTCTATCCCAAAACGCTATCGCTTAGATCCTAGCCAGTCGCCAGAACTGATTGGCTATCTCACGACTCTCATCGGCGACAAGCAATACTTCGTAGCTGGTGCAGCCGTATCTGCTTTCCTGGAGGTCTGCCCGGACAGAATCGACCTGATCCATCCACACTACAGAAGCCTGGTGCGGAAGAttgtggacatggacgaatGGAGCCAGCTGGCCATGCTTAGGCTCATGGTATATTACGCTAGGAAATGTTTCCCTAGGGTTAAGGAGCCCGCCGCAACTTCACCACATCGGGATACGAATGCGGATGACTTTTATGCCGACTCGCCACATGCCAAGAAGACGCAGCAGGTTCCCCTCAACAGTGACCTGCTATTGTTACTCAACAGCATCAAGCCACTGCTTCAAAGCCGAAATTCAGGCGTTGTTGTTTCAGTAACGAGGTGCTACCTTGAAATTGGCACTCTAGAATACGTCAAGCTCGCTATTGGGCCATTGATTGCACTTTTGCGGGGGGCACAGGATATTCAACAGCTTGCATTATACAACATTGTTTCAGTTTGTCTCAAGAGGCCAAAGGACTTTGTCAAATATGCCACTCACTTTCTTGTTAGGGCTACTGATCCTGCGCCGGTAAGAGAACTCAAGCTGGAAGTGTTGACACTCATTTTCCCGCACAGTCCGCTCCACATCAAGAGTCTTATCTTGAAAGAGCTGGAACACTTTTCTCAGAGCTCAAACAAGGCTCTGGTACTGGAAGCGGTAAGGGCAATTGGAAGATGTGCCCAATCCGACGCCAAGACGGCCCCCAGATGTCTCAAACTTCTTCTTAGCCAAACCACTAGTTTAGACGGGACTTCAACAGCAGAGTCTTTGACAGTCATTCGTCACTTGATACAGCAGGATCCTGAAGGCCATGTCGGAACTGTCGTtcggctggccaagaatcTTGATTCAGCGTCTGACCCGCAGGCCAGAGCCTCCATTATTTGGCTGGTGGGCGAGTTCTCTGGTCTGAACGGCGAAGACAATATTGCCCCAGATGTTCTCCGTATTCTGTTGAAAGACTTTGTCAATGAGCCTGAGGCTGCCAAGCGACAGATTTTACTTCTCGGAGCCAAAGTTTACCTTCATTTTCTGAATAGAAAGTCTGACACTGAGAAGACCGAGGAAACAGAAGAGAATTCCCAACAAGAGCCGGACGCCCACCCTATCACCCGTCTGTGGGACTACTTACTCCTACTTGTAAGATATGACACCTCTTACGAATTGCGAGATCGGGCTAGAATGTATAAAGCGCTGCTTGAGGTCCCTCAACTGGCTACATTGATACTTTTAGCACCCAAACCGGCGCCGCAAGCTCCCAGTCCATCGGAGTCGAGAAAGGGGTTTTTGTTGGGCTCCTCGACGCTAGCtctggctggcggcggcggcattcaTGGTCTGAGGGGGTATGAAGCACTTCCCGACTGGGTCGAGCCGGGCAGAGAACCTGATCCTCGCCTCAGAGACCATGCCGATGGCGGCACGTCTCCTCGACATGGTGAACAGAGCGCTGTGCCGGCAGGTCATATGTTGGACCAAGCCGTgacctcgaggccgccaCCTAATAAGCTGAATGGCTTGGGAGAGGGTGTGGGCACCAAGACTTTGGATGATTGGCTTGCAGAGGAGGAGAGTGAAGAAACAGAGGAGGAAACGGAAGAGGAAaccgaggaagaagagactgaagaagaggaggaggatgaggaggaagacgacgacgacgagcagagtgatgaagacggcgagggtgaTCGCCTTGTCAAGGGATAA